From a single Stackebrandtia endophytica genomic region:
- a CDS encoding MFS transporter, which translates to MSTIDPDTEHPSDQRTPAENRRRWWALGFILAGNLAVFAAVTMMNVALPQAQEELGFSDAAGAAVVTLYSLCFGAFMLLGGRLADVFGLRRCLATGLVGFAAASLIGGLAPTGEILLIARGLQGLSGALVAATALAMISVMFTHGPDRTRAFAVLGMVMGMGTAASFTLAGALVDGVSWQWVMLINVPLALVVAFGLVRTAPATPTTGHSNLGLGSALLVTAALGLLVFGFDRTSALGWSHPSAWGPLIGAVVLFTAFTVTLRRSAQPLIPLRLLADRHRITALTAVFVVGIGMFAGMFILTTFLQGILDYSALETGLAFLPFGVSAIATSQMIAALSRRVSTGVMLFSGLFLMAVATASFMLLGSDSTYLTGVLPAMLLLGAGGTIVMITGANAATLGAGADSGIASALVNSGQQIGAALGTALLTAIMTATTRHHLAQSDELTATLAGYRTASGVGAGILVVSAVAVLLLGRASHRR; encoded by the coding sequence ATGTCCACCATTGACCCCGATACCGAACACCCGTCCGACCAACGGACTCCCGCCGAAAACCGCCGCCGCTGGTGGGCGCTGGGATTCATCCTGGCAGGCAACCTCGCGGTCTTCGCGGCGGTGACCATGATGAACGTGGCGCTTCCGCAGGCGCAGGAGGAACTCGGATTCTCCGATGCCGCCGGCGCGGCCGTCGTGACGCTGTATTCCCTGTGCTTCGGGGCGTTCATGTTGCTGGGCGGCCGACTCGCCGACGTGTTCGGTCTACGACGGTGCCTGGCAACCGGATTGGTCGGGTTCGCGGCGGCATCACTGATCGGCGGCCTGGCTCCCACCGGGGAGATCCTCCTGATCGCGCGCGGCCTCCAAGGCCTGAGTGGCGCGCTGGTGGCGGCCACGGCGCTGGCCATGATCTCGGTGATGTTCACCCACGGTCCCGACCGGACCCGGGCCTTCGCGGTGCTCGGAATGGTCATGGGCATGGGCACCGCAGCGTCCTTCACCTTGGCCGGGGCGCTGGTCGACGGCGTCTCCTGGCAGTGGGTGATGCTCATCAACGTGCCGCTGGCCCTGGTGGTGGCGTTCGGCCTGGTCCGAACCGCACCCGCCACCCCCACGACGGGGCATTCGAACCTCGGGCTGGGCAGCGCGCTGTTGGTGACCGCCGCGTTGGGGCTGCTGGTGTTCGGGTTCGACCGGACCAGTGCCCTGGGATGGAGCCACCCGTCCGCCTGGGGGCCGCTGATCGGCGCCGTCGTCCTGTTCACCGCGTTCACGGTGACTCTTCGCCGGTCGGCGCAACCACTGATTCCGTTGCGGCTGTTGGCCGATCGACACCGGATCACCGCGCTCACCGCGGTGTTCGTCGTCGGGATCGGCATGTTCGCGGGGATGTTCATCCTCACGACATTCCTGCAGGGAATCCTCGACTACAGCGCGCTGGAGACCGGCTTGGCGTTCCTGCCGTTCGGGGTCAGCGCGATCGCGACCTCGCAGATGATCGCCGCGCTGTCCCGTCGCGTCTCCACCGGCGTGATGCTGTTCTCCGGGCTGTTCCTCATGGCCGTGGCGACGGCGTCGTTCATGTTGCTGGGATCGGACTCGACCTACCTCACCGGTGTCCTTCCCGCGATGCTCCTACTGGGCGCGGGCGGCACGATCGTCATGATCACCGGCGCCAACGCCGCCACCCTGGGTGCCGGCGCCGACAGTGGTATCGCCAGCGCGCTGGTCAATTCCGGTCAACAGATCGGTGCCGCACTGGGTACCGCCCTACTGACCGCGATCATGACCGCCACCACCCGACACCATCTGGCGCAATCGGATGAGCTGACCGCCACGCTGGCCGGTTACCGAACCGCCAGCGGCGTCGGGGCGGGCATCCTGGTGGTCAGCGCGGTCGCGGTATTGCTACTGGGACGGGCGAGCCAC